Proteins encoded by one window of Erwinia pyrifoliae DSM 12163:
- a CDS encoding DgaE family pyridoxal phosphate-dependent ammonia lyase has translation MTSVYEKYGLKQVINASGRMTLLGVSTPSADVVETVKFGLNHYFEINDLVNKSGACIAGLLGCEAAVVVSCASAGLAQSVAALIIKDNAWLLDNLHVAPLAVAHDIVLPKGHNVNYGAPVGTMVALGGGRLVEAGYANECSAEQLSAAITAQTAAILYIKSHHCVQKSHLSVEQAAVVAHQHGVPLIVDAAAEEDLQAYYNAGADLVIYSGAKAIEGPTSGLVVGKTQYVEWVKRQSQGIGRAMKVGKEGILGLTLAIENYLLREKATGAQMVEKMTPFIANLNQLPGIEARVVWDAAGRDIARAEIHFDEATVGRTTGEIVQSLRTGDIAIYFRGYKANEGIVEVDVRSVTVDQLHTIFTCIHALLFGEKRA, from the coding sequence ATGACCTCAGTTTATGAAAAATATGGCTTAAAGCAGGTGATTAACGCTTCCGGCCGCATGACCCTTCTTGGTGTTTCTACCCCGAGTGCGGATGTGGTGGAAACGGTGAAGTTTGGCTTGAATCACTACTTTGAAATCAACGATTTGGTGAATAAGAGCGGTGCCTGTATCGCCGGGTTGCTGGGCTGTGAGGCGGCGGTGGTGGTTTCCTGTGCGTCGGCGGGGCTTGCCCAGTCGGTGGCCGCGCTGATTATCAAGGATAACGCCTGGCTGTTGGATAACCTGCATGTTGCCCCGTTAGCCGTGGCTCACGACATCGTGCTGCCGAAAGGACACAACGTGAACTACGGCGCTCCGGTGGGTACCATGGTGGCATTAGGCGGGGGGCGGCTGGTGGAAGCTGGCTATGCTAACGAATGCTCAGCGGAGCAGCTTTCAGCAGCGATCACTGCGCAAACCGCTGCGATTTTGTATATCAAGTCGCACCACTGTGTGCAGAAAAGTCATCTTAGCGTGGAGCAGGCGGCAGTGGTGGCGCATCAGCACGGTGTACCGCTAATTGTTGACGCTGCTGCTGAAGAAGATTTACAGGCTTATTATAACGCGGGTGCCGATCTGGTTATCTACAGCGGTGCCAAAGCAATTGAAGGACCGACCAGCGGGCTGGTTGTCGGCAAAACGCAGTATGTCGAATGGGTGAAAAGGCAGTCGCAGGGCATTGGCCGAGCGATGAAGGTCGGCAAAGAGGGCATTCTCGGTTTGACGCTGGCGATTGAAAACTACCTGCTGCGTGAGAAGGCCACCGGGGCGCAGATGGTAGAAAAAATGACGCCCTTTATCGCTAATCTTAACCAGCTGCCGGGTATCGAGGCGCGCGTGGTGTGGGATGCAGCGGGACGGGATATCGCCCGTGCGGAAATCCACTTCGACGAGGCGACCGTGGGGCGCACCACCGGGGAGATCGTCCAGTCGCTGAGAACCGGCGATATCGCTATCTATTTCCGTGGCTACAAGGCTAACGAGGGCATCGTCGAGGTGGACGTCCGCAGCGTGACCGTCGATCAACTGCACACTATTTTTACCTGTATTCACGCTTTGCTTTTTGGAGAGAAACGCGCATGA
- the dagF gene encoding 2-dehydro-3-deoxy-phosphogluconate aldolase, producing the protein MTLTPQFYRNRVCLNVLAGSKQNARDIWEAAEGHVLVGVLSKDYGDVDSAVTDMREYAALINNALSVGLGAGDPNQSTMVSAIAARIQPQHVNQVFTGVATARALLGQPQTVVNGLISPSGQPGMVKISTGSLSSRQADGIVPVATAVALLKDMGGSSVKYFPMGGLETLDEFKAVAAACAAQDFWLEPTGGIDLNNFAAILQSALDAGVSKIIPHIYSSIIDKSTGLTRPEDVARLLTITKQLVD; encoded by the coding sequence ATGACGCTGACACCACAATTTTACCGTAACCGGGTATGCCTGAACGTTCTGGCCGGTTCAAAACAGAACGCCCGTGATATCTGGGAAGCGGCCGAAGGCCATGTGCTGGTCGGCGTACTGTCGAAGGATTATGGCGACGTGGACAGCGCGGTGACCGATATGCGCGAATACGCGGCATTGATCAATAACGCGCTGTCGGTTGGTCTTGGTGCTGGCGATCCGAACCAGTCAACAATGGTTAGCGCAATCGCCGCCCGTATCCAGCCGCAGCACGTTAACCAGGTGTTTACCGGCGTGGCGACCGCGCGTGCGCTGCTTGGGCAGCCGCAGACGGTGGTTAACGGGTTAATCTCACCCAGCGGCCAGCCTGGGATGGTGAAGATTTCCACCGGCTCGCTCAGTAGCAGGCAGGCAGACGGCATTGTTCCGGTGGCTACGGCGGTGGCGCTACTGAAGGATATGGGCGGCAGTTCAGTGAAATACTTCCCGATGGGTGGCCTGGAAACTCTTGACGAGTTTAAGGCGGTGGCCGCCGCCTGCGCGGCACAGGACTTCTGGCTGGAACCGACCGGTGGCATCGATCTGAATAACTTTGCTGCGATCCTGCAGTCCGCGCTGGATGCTGGCGTCAGTAAGATCATCCCGCATATCTACAGCTCGATAATTGATAAAAGCACTGGCCTTACGCGGCCAGAGGACGTGGCAAGGCTGCTGACGATAACGAAGCAGCTGGTGGATTGA